TAATGGAATCTCTCAATTTTCATCTGTTCGAAATCGTTCAGCAAGCTCTACTTTAGATAAACTTGGATTTAAATCCTCTGGTACTAATCTCAATCTCCGATATGCCAATAATAGTATTTTAGCTGATAGTTTATTTGGAATTCAGTACAATATCTCAGAAAAACTTATTGATAAGTATGGTTTTAAAGATATCTATCAAAAAGATAATCTTACCCTATATGAAAATCAATTCTCTCTTCCGATTGCCTTTGCTAGTCAATCTGTTTACAATGATGTCAAGTTCAATGAACATACTTTGGATAACCAAACCTCGTTTTTAAATCAACTTGCTAACGTCGATTTTGATTATTTTTCTCCAATATCTTATGAAAAAACTGAAAATACTGATGATTTGATTAGTGTTACAAGTTCTTCAAATGATGATGCAGCAATCCAGTATCAAATTGAGGTGCCAAAAAACAGTCAAGTTTATCTTTCCTTCACAAACCTTCACTTTTCTAATGACAAACAAAAAAAGGTTGACATCCTTGTAAATGGAGAAAAGAAAACTTTTACAACTGATAATGTCTTCTCCTTCTTTAATCTAGGCTATACAAAAGAGAAAAAAAATTTCAATATCAATGTTAGTTTCCCTGGAAATTCACAAGTATCATTTGAATCTCCTACCTTCTATCGTTTAGATACCCAAACTTTAACTGAAGCCATTCAAAAAATTAAAGAGCAACCTGTAACAGTATCAACTTCTAAAAACAAGGTTTTTGCTAGATATGATGTCCAACAAGATACATCTATTTTTTTCACCATTCCTTATGACAAAGGTTGGTCTGCCTACCAAGATGGTAAGAAAGTAGAAATTAAACAAGCTCAAACTGGATTTATGAAAGTTGATGTTCCCAAGGGGAAAGGAACTATTACACTTTCCTTCATTCCAAATGGGTTTATTACTGGAGCAATCTGTTCCTTTACTTCTCTCTTACTATTTGGAATCTATAATTACAGACGAAAGTCATCTAAGACATAAAAAAATCGACCAGTTGGTCGATTTTTTTTAATCTTCTTCCATTTTCTGAGGTTGATAGGCTAGCATACCTAAACCAATAAACAGTACTAGTGTCACAGCAAGGAAAATAACTTGATGATGAATATTTCCTGTCATAGAGATTGTTTGTCGTAATCCCGAAACTGAATAACTCATTGGTAACCAGGGATTAATAGCTCTAAAGAAATCATTTGTCAAGGCAAGTGGATAAGTACCTGCACTTGATGCCAACTGTAATAAAAGCAAAATAAGTGAGAAGAAAGCTCCTATACGGCTATTCCATGTTGTTAATGCAGTTACCATTGACATAAATGTTAAGCTTGCGATAATAATTAAGAACAAGGTTCTCATTTCATGATTTGCTGTTAAACCAATAAGATGAACTCCTCCATATACCAAAATTCCTGCTAAAACAGCTATAATACCATTTATTTCAGATCTAGATTTCAACCAAGCCCAACGGCTCTCTGGATGACGTCCTGAAGGCAACTTCGCAAAAATCATATTCGTTGATATTGCTGCAACAAAAAGAGCAACTGATATCATATAAGGAGCCATTGCAACTCCATTTACAGGAACTTGATCATTGTCTGTTTTGGAAAGACTGAGAGGATTTGATAAAATCTCTGCATTTTGAGATTCCGTAGATGCTGATTTGAGCTGATCACTAGCATTATTTAGTCCTTGTCCCAAAGAAGCAACTCCTGTCTGTAAACCTTCCAATCCAGAAGTTAACTTTGTTCCACCGTCTGCTAATTTCCCAGATCCATCTGCCAATTTATTAGCACCACTTTCTAATTGAGAAGCACCTGAAATTAACTGACTGGATTTGTCAGCTAGTTGACTAGATCCTGACTGCAATTTATCAACTCCTGCTATCAATTCTTGACTCTTTTGATTCAATTGATTGGAGCCATTTGATAATTTTTCAATACCAGACACTAATTCTGGAGTTTTTTCAACTAATTGACCAACTCCTGCTGTCAAGGTAGAAGATTTTTGTGTCAAGGTAGTTGAGCCTGAAATTAATTGGTTCAAACTACCTGTCAAGGTGGAATTCTTTTCACTTAGTTGACTTGCACCTTGAGAAACTTTATCAACACCTGCAGTATATGCATTTACACCTGATGCAATCGACTGACTAGCAGGAACTAATTTACTTGTCACTGCTCCCTGTATTTCTGTTAATCCACTTGACAATCCTGTCAAAGAAGTAGAAGCAAGCGGTAATACTTGATTAGCTTGATTTTGTAATGTCGAAAGATTTGAAGATTGATTTTGTAAGTTTTCCAAACCTCCCTGTAAACCTTGTACTAAAGCTATAATTGACTGAGCCGATTGAATACTAGCAGTCGAATTTTGAGAGACAGAAGCGCTTATCTCAGCTTGTTGCTCACTTGTCAATGATTGATAAGCTGCTGTCGATTGAATACTAGCTAATGTAGTCGCTTTATCAGACTGAGCACTTGCTAACATTTGATTAGAAAGAGATGCTATACTTGATAAAACAGAATCTAATTGTTTTGTATCTCCAACATCAATATTTTGAATAGCTTGATTTAACTGATTCAAACCAGAAGATAATTGATTAATTTGATCTTTTTGCTCAGACGAAGCATCTAACTTGCTAGAAAGTTGTTGAATTCCTTCACTTAATTGCTCCACACCCATTCGAAGTGTAGCTGATTGATTGGATAACTGATTAGCACCTGTTGCAAGATTTCCCACTCCGCTTGTATAAGCACTAACACCAGATGAAAATTGATTAAGACCAGCATTGAGCTGAGAAACACCGCCAGTATAGGACTCTACACCAGTATATAGTTGATTGATTCCTCCTACTAATTCAGGACTTTTAGAAGATAATTGACCTAATCCGCTATCTAATTGGCTCACTGCACCAGTATATGTAACTAAACCACTATTAAAAGTCCCTAAGCCAAGATGAAGTTGTTCAACACCAGAGACATAAGAGGATAATCCTTTAGTAAACTGCTCCGTTCCATTTGAAAATGTTAAACTTGAATCTGCTAAAGAATGTAGATTAGTAGTTAAGGTTTGACTTCCTGTCACTAACTGATTCGCTCCGTCAGTTAATTTTTCACTACCAGAAGCTGCTTGACTCACACCATCCTTTAAATCGACCATTTTGTTGAATAAAGCTTTAGTATAGGTCTCGGTTACATTGGTAGAAACACTCTGCTTTAATTGTGTCATTGCAGAATCACTCATCTTGCTTGCAATAAAGCTATGACCACTTGAAGTCTGATAATCGATTTGCATTTGCTCTGGATGGTCCGTTAA
This window of the Streptococcus sp. 116-D4 genome carries:
- a CDS encoding YhgE/Pip domain-containing protein, whose product is MFKEWKAIFKKPTFIIVMIGISLIPALYNIIFLSSMWDPYGQLSDLPVAVVNNDKEASYNGNSMAIGKDMVSNLKENKNLDFHFVDEEEGKKGLEDGDYYMVVTLPSDLSEKAASILTDHPEQMQIDYQTSSGHSFIASKMSDSAMTQLKQSVSTNVTETYTKALFNKMVDLKDGVSQAASGSEKLTDGANQLVTGSQTLTTNLHSLADSSLTFSNGTEQFTKGLSSYVSGVEQLHLGLGTFNSGLVTYTGAVSQLDSGLGQLSSKSPELVGGINQLYTGVESYTGGVSQLNAGLNQFSSGVSAYTSGVGNLATGANQLSNQSATLRMGVEQLSEGIQQLSSKLDASSEQKDQINQLSSGLNQLNQAIQNIDVGDTKQLDSVLSSIASLSNQMLASAQSDKATTLASIQSTAAYQSLTSEQQAEISASVSQNSTASIQSAQSIIALVQGLQGGLENLQNQSSNLSTLQNQANQVLPLASTSLTGLSSGLTEIQGAVTSKLVPASQSIASGVNAYTAGVDKVSQGASQLSEKNSTLTGSLNQLISGSTTLTQKSSTLTAGVGQLVEKTPELVSGIEKLSNGSNQLNQKSQELIAGVDKLQSGSSQLADKSSQLISGASQLESGANKLADGSGKLADGGTKLTSGLEGLQTGVASLGQGLNNASDQLKSASTESQNAEILSNPLSLSKTDNDQVPVNGVAMAPYMISVALFVAAISTNMIFAKLPSGRHPESRWAWLKSRSEINGIIAVLAGILVYGGVHLIGLTANHEMRTLFLIIIASLTFMSMVTALTTWNSRIGAFFSLILLLLQLASSAGTYPLALTNDFFRAINPWLPMSYSVSGLRQTISMTGNIHHQVIFLAVTLVLFIGLGMLAYQPQKMEED